A genomic window from Lutra lutra chromosome 17, mLutLut1.2, whole genome shotgun sequence includes:
- the RRAS gene encoding ras-related protein R-Ras, with protein sequence MSSGAASGTGRGRPRGGGPGPGDPPPSETHKLVVVGGGGVGKSALTIQFIQSYFVSDYDPTIEDSYTKICAVDGVPARLDILDTAGQEEFGAMREQYMRAGHGFLLVFAINDRQSFNEVGKLFTQILRVKDRDDFPIVLVGNKADLETQRQVPRSEASAFGASHHVAYFEASAKLRLNVDEAFEQLVRAVRKYQEQELPPSPPSAPRKKDGGCPCVLL encoded by the exons ATGAGCAGCGGGGCGGCGTCCGGGACAGGGCGGGGGcggccccggggcggggggccggGGCCCGGGGACCCCCCACCCAGCGAGACACACAAGCTGGTGGTCGTGGGCGGCGGCGGCGTGGGCAAGAGCGCGCTGACCATCCAGTTCATCCAG TCCTACTTTGTGTCTGACTATGACCCAACCATCGAAGACTCCTATACGAAGATCTGCGCTGTGGATGGTGTTCCAGCCCGGCTGGACA tcCTGGACACAGCAGGCCAGGAGGAGTTTGGTGCCATGCGGGAGCAATACATGCGCGCTGGACACGGCTTCCTGCTGGTGTTTGCCATTAACGATCGGCAGAG TTTCAACGAGGTGGGCAAGCTTTTCACGCAGATCCTCCGTGTCAAGGACCGAGATGATTTCCCCATCGTGTTGGTTGGGAACAAGGCAGATCTGGAGACACAGCGCCAG GTCCCCCGatctgaagcctctgcctttggtgccTCCCACCACGTGGCCTACTTCGAGGCCTCGGCCAAGCTGCGCCTCAATGTGGACGAAGCCTTCGAGCAGCTGGTGCGGGCTGTCCG GAAGTACCAGGAACAAGAGCTCCCGCCCAGCCCACCCAGCGCCCCCAGGAAGAAAGATGGAGGCTGTCCCTGCGTCCTTCTGTAG